The Gordonibacter urolithinfaciens genome contains a region encoding:
- a CDS encoding PhoH family protein, with product MTDQTQITLTAPQSVNMALIVGPADEILHVVQDAFASRITVRGDTIVLEGDPLEVQSLTALFSDLIKLVEGGGEPTLEYVRHAIDLLRTAEFSPAALREDILLTYRGRAIRPKTAGQKRYVDAIREHTITFGIGPAGTGKTYLAMAMAVAALKRKEVGRIILTRPVVEAGESLGFLPGTLTEKVDPYIRPLYDALFDMTDMERATQLIESGVIEIAPLAFMRGRTLNDSFIILDEAQNTTPEQMKMFLTRLGFGSKMVVTGDVTQLDLPRGISGLKGVRGILSGIDDIAFCDFTGKDVVRHSLVAAIVSAYDEATRKA from the coding sequence ATGACAGACCAGACGCAAATCACCCTCACGGCCCCGCAGAGCGTGAACATGGCGCTCATCGTCGGGCCGGCCGACGAGATACTCCATGTCGTGCAGGATGCGTTCGCCTCGCGCATCACCGTGCGCGGCGACACCATCGTGCTCGAGGGCGACCCGCTCGAGGTGCAGTCGCTCACGGCGTTGTTCTCCGACCTCATCAAGCTCGTGGAAGGCGGCGGCGAGCCCACGCTGGAGTACGTGCGCCACGCCATCGACCTGCTGCGCACGGCCGAGTTCAGCCCCGCTGCGCTGCGCGAGGACATCCTGCTCACGTACCGCGGACGGGCCATCCGCCCGAAGACGGCAGGCCAGAAGCGCTACGTGGACGCCATCCGCGAGCACACCATCACCTTCGGCATCGGGCCGGCGGGCACCGGCAAGACCTACCTCGCCATGGCCATGGCCGTGGCAGCGCTCAAGCGCAAGGAGGTCGGCCGCATCATCCTCACGCGCCCCGTGGTGGAGGCGGGGGAGAGCCTGGGCTTTCTGCCCGGCACCCTCACGGAGAAGGTGGACCCCTACATCCGCCCGCTCTACGACGCGCTGTTCGACATGACCGACATGGAGCGCGCCACCCAGCTCATCGAGAGCGGCGTCATCGAGATCGCCCCGCTCGCGTTCATGCGCGGGCGCACCTTGAACGACAGCTTCATCATCCTCGACGAGGCGCAGAACACCACGCCCGAGCAGATGAAGATGTTCCTCACGCGCCTGGGCTTCGGCTCGAAGATGGTGGTGACGGGCGACGTGACCCAGCTCGACCTGCCGCGCGGCATCTCGGGCCTCAAGGGCGTGCGGGGCATCCTCTCGGGCATCGACGACATCGCATTCTGCGACTTTACGGGCAAGGACGTGGTGCGCCACTCGCTCGTGGCGGCTATCGTGTCCGCCTACGACGAGGCCACCAGGAAGGCATAG
- a CDS encoding C39 family peptidase: MADDEARERARRRLEERQARMRGGAPALRGERVAPDAPDAHGPISSGRLRSSRPGTGNRRSWEAHGPEPLFALSEAATNLVRAVGPKRLAIAVVAVVLVIALVAGVRGCMAAGEAAPVPDEADQAPVQQQAPRDPIDEGELKAVLGDELAARLVQAAETSDDAAWIAAHPDAYAVDGAAVQYKLLKLAATEPEALPFVRTFPDAYPAESALGTDDPASGEVPRLYQWDARWGSTVYSSTAFALTGCCPTSLAMVYQGLTGKGDLTPYDMGRRASEGGYETQFDGTDATFLVSEVASLGLSCEEVAADAASVRAALEGGAVLICNVGPGDFTDNGHFFVVTGIDDAGNLTVNDPYSADRSNRSWNVDAVLGQTKALWAYRLA, translated from the coding sequence ATGGCCGATGACGAGGCGCGCGAGCGGGCGCGCAGGAGGCTCGAGGAGCGCCAGGCCCGCATGCGCGGAGGGGCGCCCGCTTTACGCGGCGAGCGCGTCGCGCCCGATGCGCCCGACGCGCATGGGCCGATAAGCTCGGGCCGCCTCCGTTCGAGCCGTCCCGGAACGGGGAATCGGCGCTCGTGGGAGGCGCACGGCCCGGAGCCCCTGTTCGCCCTCTCCGAGGCTGCGACGAACCTCGTGCGCGCCGTCGGGCCCAAGCGCCTCGCGATCGCGGTCGTCGCGGTCGTGCTCGTCATCGCGCTCGTCGCGGGCGTCCGCGGCTGCATGGCCGCCGGCGAGGCGGCGCCGGTGCCGGACGAGGCCGACCAGGCCCCCGTCCAGCAGCAGGCGCCGCGCGATCCCATCGACGAGGGCGAGCTCAAGGCCGTGCTCGGCGACGAGCTGGCCGCCCGGCTCGTCCAGGCGGCCGAGACGAGCGACGACGCCGCATGGATCGCCGCCCATCCGGACGCCTACGCCGTCGACGGGGCGGCCGTGCAGTACAAGCTGCTCAAGCTGGCGGCCACGGAGCCCGAGGCCCTGCCCTTCGTGCGCACGTTCCCCGATGCCTACCCCGCCGAGAGCGCACTCGGCACGGACGACCCCGCCTCCGGCGAGGTGCCGCGCCTCTACCAGTGGGATGCCCGCTGGGGATCCACCGTCTACAGCTCCACGGCGTTCGCGCTGACAGGCTGCTGCCCCACGTCGCTCGCCATGGTCTACCAGGGCCTCACCGGTAAGGGCGACCTCACGCCCTACGACATGGGCAGGCGCGCGAGCGAGGGCGGCTACGAGACGCAGTTCGACGGCACCGACGCGACGTTCCTCGTCAGCGAGGTGGCTTCGCTCGGCCTCTCCTGCGAGGAGGTCGCTGCCGACGCGGCCAGCGTGCGCGCCGCGCTTGAGGGCGGGGCCGTGCTCATCTGCAACGTCGGGCCCGGCGACTTCACCGACAACGGGCACTTCTTCGTCGTCACGGGCATCGACGACGCGGGAAACCTTACCGTCAACGACCCGTACTCGGCCGATCGCTCGAACCGGAGCTGGAACGTGGACGCGGTGCTCGGCCAGACGAAGGCGCTGTGGGCCTACCGGCTCGCGTGA
- a CDS encoding MiaB/RimO family radical SAM methylthiotransferase: MNFAVVNLGCKVNRVESDDAAARLAACGVETPEAEADLIVVNTCTVTGEAEKKTRKAVRRALRANDRARVLVTGCAAAIDAAFYEALDHRVTVVGKAQLADAIRDWCEARPSQVSAGDPADPANAPAARTEEPAGSPSGAPREASPSSEAPLLHIGSGFRTRVGVKVQDGCDNACTYCIVHVARGRATSRLADEVVRECAAYARAGAGEIVLTGINLGSYCDGERRDPSATRLAGLLRRLLDETADLHEPGAFPVRFRISSVEPRDVDDALIDLLAAADGRVCRHLHLPLQAGSSKVLREMARPYDAERFRALVERLYAAVPELALSTDIIAGFPGETDAEFQETLALARACRFAKIHAFPYSRRAGTPAAARADQVPAEVKAARAAALRALGDELRASERARRVGTVELALVEEGGVAMSESYFELPAPAGAPLGTLVKATM, from the coding sequence ATGAACTTCGCCGTTGTCAACTTGGGGTGCAAGGTGAACCGCGTCGAGTCGGACGACGCGGCGGCGCGTCTCGCCGCGTGCGGCGTGGAGACGCCCGAAGCGGAAGCCGACCTCATCGTGGTCAACACGTGCACGGTCACCGGCGAGGCCGAGAAGAAGACCCGCAAGGCCGTGCGCCGCGCCCTGCGCGCGAACGATCGCGCCCGCGTCCTGGTCACCGGCTGCGCCGCCGCCATCGACGCGGCGTTCTACGAGGCTCTCGACCACCGCGTCACCGTGGTGGGGAAGGCCCAGCTCGCCGACGCGATACGGGACTGGTGCGAGGCCCGTCCCTCCCAGGTCTCCGCCGGCGATCCTGCCGATCCTGCCAACGCCCCCGCCGCGCGAACCGAGGAGCCCGCAGGCTCTCCCTCCGGCGCGCCGCGCGAGGCGTCCCCGTCGAGCGAGGCTCCCCTTTTGCATATCGGATCCGGGTTCCGCACCCGGGTGGGGGTCAAGGTGCAGGACGGGTGCGACAACGCGTGCACGTACTGCATCGTGCACGTGGCGCGCGGCCGGGCGACGAGCCGCCTCGCCGACGAGGTCGTGCGCGAGTGCGCGGCGTACGCGCGGGCGGGCGCGGGCGAGATCGTGCTCACGGGCATCAACCTGGGCTCGTACTGCGACGGCGAGCGCCGCGACCCGTCCGCGACGCGCCTGGCCGGCCTGCTGCGCCGCCTGCTCGACGAGACGGCGGACCTGCACGAGCCCGGCGCGTTCCCCGTGCGCTTCCGCATCTCGAGCGTCGAGCCGCGCGACGTGGACGACGCGCTCATCGACCTCCTCGCCGCCGCCGACGGGCGCGTCTGCCGCCATCTGCACCTGCCGCTGCAGGCGGGAAGCTCGAAGGTGCTGCGCGAGATGGCGCGCCCCTACGACGCGGAGCGGTTCCGCGCGCTCGTGGAGCGGCTCTACGCCGCCGTGCCCGAGCTGGCGCTGTCCACCGACATCATCGCGGGCTTCCCGGGCGAGACCGATGCCGAGTTCCAGGAGACGCTCGCCCTCGCGCGCGCCTGCCGCTTCGCGAAGATCCACGCCTTCCCGTACTCGCGCCGCGCCGGCACGCCCGCCGCCGCGCGCGCCGACCAGGTGCCTGCCGAGGTCAAGGCGGCCCGAGCAGCCGCGCTGCGCGCCCTCGGCGACGAGCTGCGCGCGTCCGAGCGCGCCCGTCGCGTGGGAACCGTCGAGCTCGCGCTGGTCGAGGAAGGCGGCGTGGCCATGTCGGAAAGCTACTTCGAGCTGCCCGCTCCCGCCGGGGCCCCGTTGGGCACGCTCGTGAAGGCGACGATGTAG
- a CDS encoding RsmE family RNA methyltransferase: MSLQHFYLDEQVLADEVGESFPLRLAADDAKHARVLRLAPGERIAVVDAAQDYFACEIVAFDEALPVVRIAQRFERADAGPSVTLVQGLAKGDKMETVIRHATELGVAAFVPLACERSIVRLDARKGAAKAERWRAIAKSAAMQSGQPAVPEVREPAGLGETCALLETAAAVLVCWEEAPSASRLDVALDRALGGGPAAQGARVVVVVGPEGGLTEREVEALSACNPRAALVSLGPSILRTETAGIVAPALVLYELERRARAGAR, encoded by the coding sequence ATGTCCCTTCAACATTTCTACCTCGACGAGCAGGTGCTCGCCGACGAGGTTGGCGAGTCGTTCCCGCTGCGCCTCGCGGCGGACGACGCGAAGCATGCGCGCGTGCTTCGGCTGGCGCCGGGCGAGCGCATCGCGGTGGTGGACGCGGCGCAGGACTACTTCGCCTGCGAGATCGTCGCGTTCGACGAGGCGCTGCCGGTCGTGCGCATCGCGCAGCGCTTCGAGCGTGCAGACGCGGGCCCGTCGGTGACGCTCGTGCAAGGCCTGGCCAAGGGCGACAAGATGGAGACGGTGATCCGCCACGCCACCGAGCTGGGCGTGGCGGCCTTCGTGCCCCTGGCATGCGAGCGCTCCATCGTGCGGCTCGACGCCCGCAAGGGCGCGGCGAAGGCCGAGCGCTGGCGCGCCATCGCGAAGAGCGCGGCCATGCAGTCGGGGCAGCCGGCCGTGCCCGAGGTGCGGGAGCCGGCGGGCCTGGGGGAGACGTGCGCGCTGCTGGAGACGGCTGCGGCGGTGCTCGTGTGCTGGGAGGAGGCTCCCAGCGCGTCGCGGCTCGACGTCGCGCTCGACCGTGCGCTCGGCGGCGGCCCGGCGGCGCAGGGCGCTCGCGTGGTCGTGGTGGTGGGGCCCGAGGGCGGTCTGACCGAGCGCGAGGTGGAGGCGCTTTCGGCCTGCAACCCCCGCGCCGCGCTCGTGTCGCTCGGCCCGTCCATCCTGCGCACGGAGACCGCCGGCATCGTGGCGCCCGCGCTCGTGCTGTACGAGCTGGAGCGTCGTGCGAGGGCGGGCGCGCGATGA
- the dnaJ gene encoding molecular chaperone DnaJ, whose protein sequence is MAKDLYEVLGVSKNATEDEIKKAFRRRARELHPDVNKAPDAEDQFKELNEAYDVLSDPGKRAQYDRFGTIPGAAGGGSPYGGGGYVDFEDLFGGGFGMGDIFSSFFGGAAGGRQQQRREGRDMGVGLRVTLEEVAAGAKKEIVYDRLAPCPDCDGTGLGPDGREITCPDCGGQGRVVSVQHTFLGDMQTATTCKTCNGTGRSVENPCPECEGQGRVPDRQRVTVEVPVGIRDSQQLRLSGFGEAGMQGAAPGDLIVTVRIQPHEFFERDGDHLHARANVSIVQASLGAEIEIDGIFEGEKVQVRIPEGCQNEQVVRVKGFGMPKFRSDARGDMFVHVNVVVPKKLAKRQRELLEQLAEELGEDVSDERTPLQKLRDAFN, encoded by the coding sequence ATGGCCAAGGATCTGTACGAGGTTCTGGGCGTTTCCAAGAACGCCACGGAGGACGAGATCAAGAAGGCGTTCCGACGCCGCGCGCGCGAGCTTCACCCCGACGTGAACAAGGCGCCCGACGCCGAGGACCAGTTCAAGGAGCTGAACGAGGCGTACGACGTGCTGAGCGACCCCGGCAAGCGCGCCCAGTACGACCGCTTCGGCACCATACCGGGCGCGGCCGGCGGCGGCAGCCCCTACGGGGGCGGCGGCTACGTGGACTTCGAGGACCTGTTCGGCGGCGGCTTCGGCATGGGCGACATCTTCAGCTCGTTCTTCGGCGGGGCCGCGGGCGGGCGCCAGCAGCAGCGACGCGAGGGCCGCGACATGGGCGTGGGCCTGCGCGTCACGCTGGAGGAGGTGGCCGCAGGCGCCAAGAAGGAGATCGTCTACGACCGCCTGGCGCCGTGCCCTGACTGCGACGGCACGGGCCTCGGCCCCGACGGGCGCGAGATCACCTGTCCGGACTGCGGCGGCCAGGGCCGCGTGGTCTCGGTGCAGCATACGTTTTTGGGCGACATGCAGACGGCCACCACGTGCAAGACCTGCAACGGCACGGGCCGCTCGGTGGAGAACCCGTGTCCGGAATGCGAGGGCCAGGGCCGCGTGCCCGACCGCCAGCGCGTGACCGTGGAGGTGCCGGTGGGCATCCGCGACTCGCAGCAGCTGCGCCTGTCCGGGTTCGGCGAGGCGGGCATGCAGGGCGCGGCGCCCGGCGACCTCATCGTCACGGTGCGCATCCAGCCGCACGAGTTCTTCGAGCGCGACGGCGATCACCTGCACGCGCGGGCGAACGTGTCCATCGTGCAGGCCTCCCTCGGAGCCGAGATCGAGATCGACGGCATCTTCGAGGGCGAGAAGGTGCAGGTGCGCATACCCGAGGGCTGCCAGAACGAGCAGGTGGTGCGCGTGAAGGGCTTCGGCATGCCGAAGTTCCGCAGCGACGCGCGCGGCGACATGTTCGTGCACGTGAACGTGGTGGTGCCCAAGAAGCTCGCGAAGAGGCAGCGCGAGCTGTTGGAGCAGCTGGCCGAGGAGCTGGGCGAGGACGTCTCCGACGAGCGCACGCCCCTGCAGAAGCTGCGCGACGCCTTCAACTAG
- the hrcA gene encoding heat-inducible transcriptional repressor HrcA, whose product MLSDRRQRVLAALIEEYVARALPVGSRTLTERYQLGVSPATVRNELSVLEDGGYITQPHTSAGRIPTDHGYRAFVDNLLAADFTGEDERYRPVVDELRRSASELDALLEQTSSALTRLTDCLSIVLAPSVLNLHIKQLSLISLNAYRALVVLVTEDGQVFNRQMEFAEEVCSDDLARVQAFLGDVFTGKSLQQIEDGLGQGMAEAFRDPLVRMALDEVLSCLQESELSRAHRLGVSSLLTKPEFSQSQALLPVMQVLEDDTVMLHILDDAVRQGDGTPSVRIGRENDAAELAGVSVVASRYGRGESAGVVAVIGPTRMDYSKVLRAVRIASAALQDV is encoded by the coding sequence GTGCTATCCGATCGCAGGCAGCGGGTGCTGGCCGCGCTCATCGAGGAATACGTCGCGCGCGCCCTGCCGGTGGGCTCGCGCACGCTCACGGAGCGCTACCAGCTGGGCGTGAGCCCGGCCACCGTGCGCAACGAGCTTTCGGTGCTCGAGGACGGCGGCTACATCACACAGCCCCACACCTCGGCCGGGCGCATCCCCACCGACCATGGCTACCGCGCGTTCGTGGACAACCTGCTGGCCGCCGACTTCACGGGCGAGGACGAGCGCTACCGCCCCGTCGTGGACGAGCTGCGCCGCAGCGCGAGCGAGCTCGACGCGCTCTTGGAGCAGACGTCGTCGGCCCTCACGCGTCTCACCGACTGCCTCTCCATCGTGCTGGCGCCGTCGGTGCTGAACCTGCACATCAAGCAGCTCTCGCTCATCTCGCTCAACGCGTACCGCGCGCTCGTGGTGCTCGTCACCGAGGACGGCCAGGTGTTCAACCGCCAGATGGAGTTCGCCGAGGAGGTGTGCTCGGACGACCTGGCGCGCGTGCAGGCGTTTCTGGGCGACGTGTTCACGGGCAAGTCGCTCCAGCAGATCGAGGACGGCCTGGGCCAGGGCATGGCCGAGGCGTTCCGCGACCCGCTCGTGCGCATGGCGCTCGACGAGGTGCTGTCGTGTTTGCAGGAGAGCGAGCTGTCGCGCGCCCACCGGCTTGGCGTGAGCTCGCTTCTGACGAAGCCCGAGTTCAGCCAGTCGCAGGCACTGCTGCCCGTCATGCAGGTGCTCGAGGACGACACGGTCATGCTGCATATCCTGGACGACGCCGTGCGGCAGGGCGACGGCACGCCCAGCGTGCGCATCGGGCGCGAGAACGATGCGGCGGAGCTGGCGGGCGTGTCCGTGGTGGCCAGCCGCTACGGGCGCGGGGAGTCGGCCGGCGTCGTGGCCGTCATCGGGCCCACGCGCATGGACTATTCTAAGGTATTGCGGGCGGTGCGCATCGCGAGCGCGGCGCTTCAGGACGTATAG
- the hemW gene encoding radical SAM family heme chaperone HemW, which translates to MPHDPYRALYLHLPFCVRRCGYCDFATSAVPGDAPEIDAYVEDLCLQLRRKAKEGELGALETVYVGGGTPSHIGLARLSMLLYTLSLSMHLTPEVECTMEANPESLTERMVRDVWALGVNRLSIGVQSFDDEVLAVLGRAHSADDARRAIEAAHTRFENVSVDLMCGIPGQSAGSFEASVREAAALGAAHVSVYPLTIEAHTPFDAAVLAGELEEPDDDVEAAHMEIAARVLVEAGYERYEVASYARPGFACRHNIAYWTGVPYLGLGRSAATMTQNAERRMRVQDGQVTDDLDARGMAAEDLMLGMRMTCGVSDGQVEAAAVLLPGAPAVLAELEGEGLVEHAGGRWRPTDRGWLCGNELYGRLFDLA; encoded by the coding sequence ATGCCGCACGACCCTTATCGCGCCCTGTACCTCCATCTGCCGTTCTGCGTGAGGCGGTGCGGGTACTGCGACTTCGCCACGTCTGCGGTGCCGGGTGACGCGCCGGAGATCGACGCGTACGTGGAGGACCTCTGCCTGCAGCTACGCCGCAAGGCGAAGGAGGGCGAGCTCGGGGCGCTCGAGACGGTGTACGTGGGCGGCGGGACGCCGAGCCACATCGGCCTGGCGCGGCTGTCCATGCTGCTGTACACGCTGTCGCTGTCGATGCACCTCACGCCCGAGGTGGAGTGCACGATGGAGGCGAACCCCGAGAGCCTGACGGAGCGCATGGTGCGCGACGTGTGGGCGCTCGGGGTGAACCGCCTGTCCATAGGTGTGCAGAGCTTCGACGACGAGGTGCTGGCCGTGCTCGGGCGCGCCCATTCGGCCGACGACGCGCGCCGCGCCATCGAGGCGGCGCATACGCGCTTCGAGAACGTGAGCGTGGACCTCATGTGCGGCATCCCCGGCCAGAGCGCCGGGAGCTTCGAGGCGAGCGTGCGCGAGGCGGCGGCGCTCGGTGCGGCGCATGTGAGCGTGTACCCGCTGACCATCGAGGCGCACACCCCCTTCGATGCCGCCGTGCTCGCCGGCGAGCTGGAAGAGCCCGACGACGACGTGGAGGCCGCGCACATGGAGATCGCCGCGCGCGTGCTGGTCGAGGCCGGCTACGAGCGCTACGAGGTGGCAAGCTACGCCCGCCCCGGCTTCGCGTGCCGCCACAACATCGCGTACTGGACGGGCGTGCCGTACCTGGGGCTCGGCCGCTCGGCGGCCACGATGACCCAGAACGCGGAGCGCCGCATGCGCGTGCAGGACGGGCAGGTGACCGACGACCTGGACGCGCGCGGCATGGCCGCCGAGGACCTCATGCTGGGCATGCGCATGACCTGCGGCGTGTCCGACGGGCAGGTGGAGGCCGCCGCCGTCCTGCTGCCCGGCGCCCCCGCCGTGCTCGCGGAACTGGAAGGGGAGGGCCTCGTGGAGCATGCGGGCGGGCGCTGGCGCCCCACCGACCGCGGCTGGCTCTGCGGCAACGAGCTCTACGGGAGGCTGTTCGACTTGGCATAG
- the dusB gene encoding tRNA dihydrouridine synthase DusB has protein sequence MHEFFQNHRLLLAPMAGVSDEAFRALCREQGADLAFTEMVSAKGLSYANEKTRHLLALAPGEDQVAVQLFGHEPDTMAAQAAWIEQEMGESLAYLDVNMGCPARKIVSKGDGSALMREPGLAASIVRAIRAAVAHPVTVKFRRGWAQGEETAPDFARRMEDAGACAVAVHGRFAEQLYRGSADWGVVARVKEAVDVPVIGNGDVRTGADAVALTVRTGCDAVMIARGAEGNPWVFAQAKAALEGVPEPPAPDARERIAMARRHARLLARREGKNIVRMRKHAMWYLAGLPGAAAARAKINACVSVEDFDRVFDELLALLGEHEQEG, from the coding sequence ATGCACGAGTTCTTCCAAAACCACCGCCTCCTCCTCGCGCCCATGGCGGGCGTGAGCGACGAGGCGTTCCGGGCGCTCTGCCGCGAGCAGGGGGCCGACCTCGCCTTCACCGAGATGGTCTCGGCGAAGGGGCTCTCCTACGCCAACGAGAAGACGCGCCATCTGCTTGCCCTCGCGCCCGGCGAGGACCAGGTGGCCGTCCAGCTGTTCGGCCACGAGCCCGACACCATGGCCGCGCAAGCCGCCTGGATCGAGCAGGAGATGGGTGAGTCGCTGGCGTACCTGGACGTCAACATGGGATGCCCCGCGCGCAAGATCGTGTCGAAGGGCGACGGCTCGGCGCTCATGAGGGAGCCGGGGCTCGCGGCCTCCATCGTGCGGGCGATCCGCGCGGCGGTCGCGCATCCCGTGACCGTGAAGTTCCGCCGCGGCTGGGCCCAGGGCGAGGAGACGGCGCCGGACTTCGCGCGCCGCATGGAGGATGCGGGCGCGTGCGCCGTCGCGGTGCACGGCCGCTTTGCCGAGCAGCTCTACCGCGGCAGCGCCGACTGGGGCGTCGTCGCGCGCGTGAAGGAGGCCGTGGACGTGCCCGTCATCGGCAACGGCGACGTGCGCACGGGCGCCGACGCCGTGGCGCTCACGGTGCGCACCGGCTGCGACGCGGTGATGATCGCCCGCGGCGCCGAGGGCAACCCCTGGGTGTTCGCCCAGGCCAAGGCCGCGCTTGAGGGCGTGCCCGAGCCGCCGGCCCCCGATGCCCGCGAGCGCATCGCCATGGCGCGCCGCCACGCGCGCCTGCTCGCGCGGCGCGAGGGGAAGAATATCGTGCGCATGCGCAAGCACGCCATGTGGTACCTGGCGGGCCTGCCGGGCGCCGCCGCGGCGCGCGCGAAGATCAACGCCTGCGTGTCCGTGGAGGACTTCGACCGCGTGTTCGACGAGCTGCTCGCCTTGCTGGGCGAGCATGAACAGGAGGGCTAG
- a CDS encoding nitroreductase family protein produces the protein MRTNPVIENILSRRSVRAFRDEPVAREDLEAIVACGQWAPSAMNRQEWTFVVVDDRERVARLAEVIRVALARDAYDMYDPAAIVIVAHEKGAPFGREDDGCAMQGMMLAAHSLGLGSVWINQLQGICDEPAVRAELDALGVPATAEVHGVCALGHAAAEGTAHDRKSHVVWA, from the coding sequence GTGAGAACGAACCCGGTCATAGAGAACATCCTGTCCCGCCGTTCCGTGCGCGCGTTTCGGGACGAGCCCGTCGCGCGCGAGGACCTGGAGGCCATCGTCGCGTGCGGGCAGTGGGCGCCCTCGGCTATGAACCGCCAGGAGTGGACGTTCGTGGTGGTTGACGACCGCGAACGCGTCGCGCGCTTAGCCGAGGTAATCCGCGTCGCGCTCGCTCGCGACGCCTACGACATGTACGACCCCGCGGCCATCGTGATCGTGGCGCACGAGAAGGGCGCCCCGTTCGGCCGCGAGGACGACGGCTGCGCGATGCAGGGCATGATGCTGGCCGCCCACAGCCTGGGCCTGGGCAGCGTGTGGATCAACCAGCTGCAGGGCATCTGCGACGAGCCCGCCGTGCGCGCGGAGCTCGACGCGCTCGGTGTGCCGGCCACGGCCGAGGTGCATGGCGTGTGCGCCCTCGGCCACGCCGCCGCCGAGGGAACGGCGCACGACCGCAAGAGCCACGTGGTGTGGGCGTAG